From the Lathyrus oleraceus cultivar Zhongwan6 chromosome 3, CAAS_Psat_ZW6_1.0, whole genome shotgun sequence genome, the window ATTGCATACTTGAAACTCAGTTTGCTGGCCACCAACTTTCCTTTGAGAGGCCACTTCCTGACTTGattagcagtgatgacttgacagattttgttgtcagtcacctcaagctcaggttgagctACATCAGGCCTTCCCAAATACCAGTTGATCACTGAGGGAGAGAAATTTACACACTTGCCTCAGACATACACTTTCCTGAATTCCTTAGACTTCTCATCAACACATTCTTCAGACACATTGATAATAAATTCCTTCACCAACATCTCATAGCACTTTGAGAACTGAGTCATAGTCTTCATTAAACCAACCTCTTGAATAAGGTCCATAATATCCTTACATTCCAGGACATTTTGGGCTAATTCCCTCTCCAAAGCCAGCCTCTTCAGATAAACATATTTCCACCTGTTTACACTTGAAGCAAAATGAAAAGATATGTTGTCAATTGGTACCTTAGGGACACTAGCTGCAAGCTTtctagtggttggcttcttctttgacagaGTGTCAGGGACATCACATGGAATATCTGAGTCAGACTCAACAACAACAGACTTGGTCTTCTTTTTCTTGGGCACCcctttgctccaagattttgttGGACCATGAACTTTCCTCTTGAGGGAACTCTCGACTGCCACCTTTGTATTGGAAGAGGTTGGAACATCAATCTTCTTTCTGGGGGGGCCTTTGAGCCACTGTTTTcttttctctcctagtcctaacccttttggctatgctagggacgACTGAGGACAACAACTCATTATCAGAAAATTCCTCCAGGTCTACTGTTTCAGCCTCACAGTTAGGGTTGTTAATGACATCATGAGTGACATGAACTTCCTCACTAGCCACATTGTATAAGGGTTTGTCAACATTTGACTCCTTATGAGCATCAGTTTGCTCAACATCATCAGAGATATTCTTTCCTAAAGACTCAATATTTTCTTGATAGGCAACACTATCAGGTTCAATAGTGTTTAAGGGAACGGAAACCCCAAGGACCTTATGATTACCATACAGTATTCCAGTCACCATAGTGGCAATGGCATTGTGAATATACCTGGAACCTTCTCTGGTTCGTTCCTCAAGAGCGATTGCTGAGGAGAAGCCTGATAcagtttctttaggtcttcttgcatgtgAGGTATTCGCAGAGTCAGCAACAGGATCTTCTCTGTTAGGGTTGCATGGTTCCGAGCTAGAGGAATCAGACATGTTCTTGGAGGACGATGAGTTGGATTGTTGAGACATGATGAATATCTTAGAGGCGAAATGAAAAGTTTCTTTGAGAGAATGCTTGCGTGACTGAAAGTTGAAACGATGGAAGAAGTAACGCTTGTTGCAAGAGTAATAGctattatttgttgaccaatcagagcatactctcaaatgtttaataatttgaattattaaacaataaatacctaacatcattagttgctataattcctcagagagacatattcccattttgccccttaaattttcaaattgagtagcatccaatgtcatgacattctgagtgacattgtactcagtctgcatctgtttcatccataccagtttGGAACAGCTGCTACCAGATGTTATGTACTCAGCTTTTgcagtggataatgatacacaCTTTTGTTTCCTCCTTTCAACTACACCATTTTGATGAGGAATAATAGATGAGGACAACTCATGACTTTCAATttgcataggtcccattaagtccatgtgcaaaagttccagagttttggatgtttTAGGATGTCCAAGCTTAGGATGCGACATCTTAGTTAGCTTGCCcatctgacattctccacagacttttccttcatccATAAGCAGCGTTGGGATTCCTCTAcctgcttccttggatatgatcttctttATTCCTTTTAAATGTAGATGTCCAAGGGTTCTATGCCATAATTTCACTTCCTTTTCTTCCTTGGCTAAGAATcacattgaggagtagtttgagacttcaggttcccatagatagcagttatcattggatctggatcctctcataacttccttattttctccattcttcacaaaacactcttccttagtgaactgtacattgaagccttgatcacatagctggcttatgctgatgagattagtagttagtccttttactaacagcacattattcagttctggaactccaggactgttcatcttaccaacacctttgatttttcctttagctccatcaccaaaggtcacataactggtagtatgaggttgtctatctaccaataagttctccatcccagtcatatgtcttgagcaaccactatcaaaataccagtcttctctaGTAGATGCCCTTAGTGATGTGTAAGCtaatctagcaacccattgttgtttcttgatgggggcattatgcttagatgccttctgcttaggtctgacttgaggggtctggttgggataaccatgcaacctgtagcagaagggttttatgtgaccaaatctaccacagtagtgacatctccatctttgaaatttcttcttttgatggttaatcctcctgtttccctgatgttgtgacattggttgtgacttccatttgattttctgaacttcagcctttgagcttttgagttcagttgaggattccttaacaaagcctaaaccatacatggttcctgatttcggtcccacctttagaatctcttccaaagtgtcagttcctttattcagcactctgatggattttgtcatttgatctagcttagaggtcagcaaggttatctcaccatttagaccatctatgactgttagatgcttcttcttctcagcttccagctccttgatgagtttcttctacttttctccttgtatacacacttctgcacttttgatacatagctctttatatgaagtagcaagttcatcaaatgtaagttcatctccacttgagccatcatcagaggcacaaacactagttagtgcagtgacatgtttagcagattctctttcagattcactctcagagtctccctcagaccaggtaacagatagtcccttcttttgcatcCTGAGGAtggtaggacattcagctctaatgtgtccaaaaccttcacatccatgacactggattcccttgccttggttgaacttttcttcagattttgatcttctactgatgtcagatgatgagttcttgacatttggtcttcctttttgatcaaccttctttatgaacttgttgaactgtcttccaagcatggctatagcttctgatatgctttcatcacctccaatatttccttcttctgtatcctcttcagtatttgatacaaaggaaatgcttttgtttttattttcaacattctcacacaagcccatttcaaaagtttggagagaaccaataagctcatcaaccatcatattgcagatatcttgagcctcttctatagcagtaaccttcatggcaaatctcttgggcaatgatctgagaatctttcttacaagtttttcttcaggcattttctctcctaagcctccagaagtgttggaaatttcaagaacattcatgtggaagtcatgaatagtctcatcctctttcatcctcatattttcaaacttagtagtcagcatctggagtttagacatccttaccttggaggtaccttcatgggttgttttgagagtatcccaaacttctttagccagctcacaatgatgcaccagtctgaagatgttcttatttatcccattgaacagtgcattcaaggccttagagtttccaagggctaatgcttcttgctctttgtcccactcttcttcaggaatttgcataatgattccatctttacctgtcttcgttagatgttcccatcctttgttgacagctctccagactttactatccagagacctcaagaaggctatcatatGAGGTTTCCAGTCCTCATAGTTAGAACCATtcagcatgggtggtctatttgagaatcctgcatccctgtccatggtactagaaagtaacgtccctagatctcacccagaaattaacaggcagggtgcctgctctgatgccaattgaaattctagtagcaaactatcgatgtcacacaagatgttatgacatccaattctgcacagacaggtAATGTTTGCAGAAAATAAATGTAAATGGCAGTAAATAACgcagagaattgtttacccagttcggtgacaaacacacctacgtctgggggctaccaagccagggaggaaatccactataagaggtattaattcaggacttaaaccaactgtttaatcctatcacttaagacctacccaatgcaatttcaatctacactaagacctgagttcctactcactccccctcaatcaccataatgattacaacctttaataagtttaaagtcaatggcgaagttatacttcaaacaactcttgattgtgcttaaaagctttaataaagatacacaacactcacgcttaaaagcttagagtgacacaacaattacaactcaattAACACCCTAGTCTAATGCAATCATCTAagtgataattgcttggctcacaagtaaacctaatacaagacacaataAAACGTACAACAAGGAAATACACTGATGTATTTAATTCTCCACACTTTAAAACCatgagttgctgaaagtaggattgccatccttttataatgcagcacttgggccttgtaattgaatttcctaaaattaaggttaagcaagttaacctaatttccacatattagggtgctaacaaataggctatatgttaggcctcttaattttagcacagttgttagtttcctggattttagcacagctgttagattcctgaaaaatagcctgagataaatactgaatcataacagaaaaactaactagcctacactttagtatatgctgtcaggaatgaatgtcataacatttagtttgacgtccagaacataggccatatgctagaCAGCTTTTATTCTAGCTcagttgttggtttcctgaaACAGCAGCCTgtaataaatactgaactataccagaaaaactaactggcctataatttagtatctgctgtcagggatgaatgtcataacattcagtttaACATTCAGTAActcctgtattagctaatcctgcagcatactactcaagcatgtcatgacatcagtcaagacatcagagtacagttagggttttaacacaaaatgcagccaatcaaaaacatctacaatttaatagaatggtagcctgtaaatgacaagaatccataaatcttttcaaaagttgaaaaacggtaatttacatggaaaagggctacattgaatacaatgatcactaatccttctaaCAACTTcgatatccactgtgctcttggctttggttgaaaCTGATGAATCCAAGTTGACTAACTTGCTCAAGATTGTTCAAAGACTGGAgatcaaccgaatgcagttacttgccataatccctaaattttgcatagatttccccaagatggggtactcaacCTATCGGGATgaatttctgttttatgtctctaatttttgtctagatcgccctttcgggttttcaatccaccaagacgctcatttttgcctaatcctccccttcgagttttcaacttagcaagttgtttttttatttataggcgaagtatttcttgactgcatcagcattaacagaacgtgtgaactcttcaccatccatagttgtaagaatcagagcaccgcctgaaaaggctaCTTAAtaacatatgtgccttcataattaggagtctatttt encodes:
- the LOC127131854 gene encoding uncharacterized protein LOC127131854, producing MVKNGQEVSLPTTNYVVNIDDIAKVTRSGRVFGPVFPKEVVEDVSIGKKVDVPAVNPVSAPACQSGESGKLKPNDDDESRKHSLKETFHFASKIFIMSQQSNSSSSKNMSDSSSSEPCNPNREDPVADSANTSHARRPKETVSGFSSAIALEERTREGSRYIHNAIATMVTGILYGNHKVLGVSVPLNTIEPDSVAYQENIESLGKNISDDVEQTDAHKESNVDKPLYNVASEEVHVTHDVINNPNCEAETVDLEEFSDNELLSSVVPSIAKRVAVESSLKRKVHGPTKSWSKGVPKKKKTKSVVVESDSDIPCDVPDTLSKKKPTTRKLAASVPKVPIDNISFHFASSVNRWKYVYLKRLALERELAQNVLECKDIMDLIQEVGLMKTMTQFSKCYEMLVKEFIINVSEECVDEKSKEFRKVYV